From a region of the Lactuca sativa cultivar Salinas chromosome 4, Lsat_Salinas_v11, whole genome shotgun sequence genome:
- the LOC111900829 gene encoding uncharacterized protein LOC111900829, whose translation MSWSREDKIFSAFHSYQPPLPFPSQAFKHSLEPEQNKFMEQVLSLSINALFLKSMDKIPKFAKDFMTNRKELEKASTIVLNKLCSAAIINGLPIKKGDPWQLALPCEFGNSTSINALADYGASINLMPYSFYKNLGLPRLQYTRMTIQIVDHSITYPRGIIKDLLVKVGKFIFPVDFEVLDMKEDEDLPIILGRPFLSTTRALFDIHDSKLTLHVEDEEITFEMSPKVSHEKPRDEVSHEKS comes from the coding sequence ATGTCATGGTCACGGGAAGACAAAATTTTTTCAGCTTTTCATTCATATCAGCCTCCTTTACCATTCCCATCTCAAGCATTCAAGCATTCTCTTGAGCCGGAACAAAATAAATTCATGGAACAAGTTCTCTCGCTCTCAATAAATGCTTTATTCCTCAAGTCGATGGATAAGATTCCAAAGTTTGCAAAAGATTTCATGACTAATCGAAAGGAGTTGGAAAAGGCATCAACCATAGTGCTTAATAAGTTATGCTCAGCTGCTATCATCAATGGATTGCCAATCAAGAAGGGAGATCCATGGCAACTCGCTCTACCTTGTGAATTTGGCAACTCTACTTCTATAAATGCTTTAGCTGATTATGGGGCAAGCATCAACCTTATGCCATATTCTTTCTATAAAAATCTCGGTCTACCAAGGCTCCAATACACGAGGATGACAATTCAAATAGTGGATCACTCGATCACTTACCCTCGAGGAATCATTAAAGACTTGTTAGTGAAGGTGGGAAAATTTATTTTTCCGGTTGACTTTGAGGTTCTCGACATgaaggaagatgaagaccttCCCATAATTTTGGGAAGACCATTCTTGAGTACCACTAGAGCTCTATTTGATATCCATGACTCAAAGCTCACACTTCATGTGGAAGATGAAGaaattacttttgaaatgagtCCAAAAGTGAGTCATGAAAAGCCACGAGATGAAGTGAGTCATGAAAAATCGTGA